A stretch of Pseudomonas sp. LRP2-20 DNA encodes these proteins:
- a CDS encoding efflux RND transporter permease subunit, producing MGFNLSAWALRNRQIVLFLMILLAAIGAMSYTKLGQSEDPPFTFKAMVIRTLWPGATAEEVSRQVTERIEKKLMETGEYERIVSFSRPGESQVTFMARDSLHSKDIPELWYQIRKKVADIRHTLPPEIQGPFFNDEFGTTFGNIYALTGAGFDYAVLKDYADRIQIQLQRVKDVGKVELIGLQDEKIWIELSNLKLATLGVPLEAVQQALREQNAVSTAGFFETPSERLQLRVSGRFDSVDQIRQFPIRVGDRTFRIGDVADVHRGFNDPPAPRMRFMGEDAIGLAVSMKDGGDILVLGKALEGEFERLARNLPAGMELRKVSDQPAAVKAGVGEFVQVLVEALVIVLLVSFFSLGLRTGLVVALAIPLVLAMTFAAMHYFGIGLHKISLGALVLALGLLVDDAIIAVEMMAIKMEQGFDRLKAASYAWTSTAFPMLTGTLITAAGFLPIATAASSTGEYTRSIFQVVTIALLTSWVAAVVFVPYLGERLLPDLARLHAARHGKDGQAPDPYGTPFYQRVRRVVGWCVRRRKTVILLTIAAFVGSILLFRFVPQQFFPASGRPELMVDLKLAEGASLANTAERVKQLEALLKQQDGIDNYVAYVGTGSPRFYLPLDQQLPAASFAQFVVLAKSMEDRERLRSWLIDTVDQQFPDLRARVTRLENGPPVGYPVQFRVTGEHIEKARALAREVADKVRENPHVVNVHLDWEEPSKAVFLEIDQDRARALGVSTAQLSSFLQSSLTGSTVSQYREDNELIEILLRGTQQERGELGNLGSLALPTNNGQSVALSQVATLEYGFEEGIIWHRNRLPTVTVRADIYDKEQPATLVQQILPTLQEIKAKLPDGYLLEVGGTVEDSERGQKSVNAGMPLFIVVVLSLLMIQLRSFSRTVMVFLTAPLGLIGVTLFLLVFRQPFGFVAMLGTIALAGMIMRNSVILVDQIEQDIASGLDRWQAIIEATVRRFRPIVLTALAAVLAMIPLSRSVFYGPMAVAIMGGLIVATALTLLFLPALYAAWFRVKKG from the coding sequence ATGGGTTTCAACCTTTCCGCCTGGGCGCTGCGCAATCGCCAGATCGTCCTGTTCCTGATGATTCTGCTGGCTGCCATTGGCGCGATGTCCTACACCAAGCTGGGGCAGAGCGAAGATCCGCCGTTCACCTTCAAGGCCATGGTCATCCGCACCCTGTGGCCGGGTGCCACGGCTGAGGAAGTCTCGCGCCAGGTCACCGAGCGCATCGAGAAGAAGCTGATGGAGACCGGCGAGTACGAGAGGATCGTCTCGTTCTCGCGCCCGGGTGAATCGCAGGTGACCTTCATGGCCCGCGATTCGCTGCATTCCAAGGACATCCCCGAGCTGTGGTACCAGATCCGCAAGAAGGTCGCGGACATCCGCCACACCTTGCCGCCGGAGATCCAGGGGCCGTTCTTCAACGACGAATTCGGTACCACCTTCGGCAATATCTATGCGCTGACCGGCGCCGGCTTCGATTACGCGGTGCTCAAGGACTACGCCGACCGTATCCAGATCCAGCTGCAGCGGGTCAAGGACGTGGGCAAGGTCGAACTGATCGGCCTGCAGGACGAGAAGATCTGGATCGAGCTGTCCAACCTCAAGCTGGCCACCCTCGGAGTACCACTGGAGGCGGTGCAGCAGGCGCTGCGCGAGCAGAACGCGGTCAGCACCGCCGGCTTCTTCGAAACCCCCAGCGAGCGCCTGCAATTGCGGGTGAGCGGGCGCTTCGACAGCGTCGACCAGATCCGCCAGTTCCCCATCCGTGTGGGCGATCGCACGTTCCGCATCGGTGATGTGGCCGACGTGCACCGTGGCTTCAACGACCCGCCCGCGCCACGCATGCGCTTCATGGGCGAGGACGCCATCGGCCTGGCGGTGTCGATGAAGGATGGCGGTGACATTCTGGTGCTGGGCAAGGCGTTGGAGGGCGAGTTCGAGCGCCTGGCGCGCAACCTGCCGGCCGGCATGGAGCTGCGCAAGGTGTCGGACCAGCCAGCTGCGGTCAAGGCCGGTGTCGGCGAATTCGTCCAGGTGCTGGTCGAGGCGCTGGTGATCGTGCTGCTGGTGAGTTTCTTCTCCCTCGGCCTGCGCACCGGCCTGGTGGTGGCCCTGGCCATCCCCCTGGTACTGGCCATGACGTTCGCCGCCATGCACTACTTCGGCATCGGCCTGCACAAGATCTCGCTGGGCGCGCTGGTGCTGGCGCTTGGCCTGCTGGTGGATGACGCGATCATTGCCGTGGAGATGATGGCGATCAAGATGGAGCAGGGCTTCGACCGCCTCAAGGCGGCCAGCTACGCCTGGACCAGCACCGCTTTCCCGATGCTCACCGGTACGCTGATCACGGCGGCGGGCTTCCTGCCGATTGCCACGGCGGCATCCAGCACCGGCGAGTACACCCGTTCGATCTTCCAGGTGGTGACCATCGCCTTGCTGACCTCGTGGGTCGCGGCGGTGGTGTTCGTGCCTTACCTCGGTGAACGGCTGCTGCCGGACCTTGCCAGGCTGCATGCTGCCCGCCATGGCAAGGACGGGCAGGCGCCAGACCCTTACGGCACGCCGTTCTACCAGCGCGTACGGCGAGTGGTGGGGTGGTGCGTGCGGCGGCGCAAGACGGTGATCCTGCTGACCATTGCCGCCTTTGTCGGCAGCATCCTGCTGTTCCGTTTCGTGCCCCAGCAGTTCTTCCCGGCCTCGGGGCGCCCGGAGCTGATGGTCGACCTGAAGCTTGCCGAAGGCGCCTCGCTGGCCAACACCGCCGAGCGGGTCAAGCAACTGGAAGCGTTGCTCAAGCAGCAGGACGGCATCGACAACTACGTAGCCTATGTGGGCACCGGTTCGCCACGCTTCTACCTGCCGCTGGACCAGCAACTGCCGGCCGCCAGTTTTGCCCAGTTCGTGGTGCTGGCCAAGTCGATGGAAGACCGCGAGCGCCTGCGCAGCTGGCTGATCGACACCGTCGACCAGCAGTTCCCCGACCTGCGCGCCCGCGTCACGCGCCTGGAAAACGGCCCGCCCGTGGGCTACCCGGTGCAGTTCCGGGTTACCGGCGAGCATATCGAGAAGGCCCGTGCCCTGGCCCGCGAAGTGGCGGACAAGGTGCGTGAGAACCCGCACGTGGTCAACGTGCACCTGGACTGGGAAGAACCAAGCAAGGCGGTATTCCTCGAGATCGATCAGGACCGCGCCCGCGCCTTGGGCGTGAGCACCGCGCAGCTGTCGAGTTTCCTGCAGAGCTCGCTGACCGGCAGCACGGTCAGCCAGTACCGCGAGGACAACGAACTGATCGAAATCCTCCTGCGTGGTACCCAGCAGGAGCGTGGCGAACTGGGCAACCTCGGCAGCCTCGCACTGCCCACCAACAACGGCCAGAGTGTGGCGCTGTCGCAGGTCGCAACCCTGGAATATGGCTTCGAGGAAGGCATCATCTGGCACCGCAACCGCCTGCCGACGGTAACCGTGCGTGCCGACATCTATGACAAGGAGCAGCCGGCGACGCTGGTGCAGCAGATCTTGCCGACGCTGCAGGAAATCAAGGCCAAGCTGCCGGATGGTTACCTGCTGGAAGTGGGCGGTACGGTGGAAGACTCCGAGCGTGGGCAGAAATCGGTGAACGCTGGCATGCCGCTGTTCATCGTGGTGGTGCTGAGCCTGCTGATGATCCAGCTACGCAGTTTTTCGCGCACGGTGATGGTGTTCCTCACCGCGCCGTTGGGGCTGATTGGCGTGACCCTGTTCCTGCTGGTGTTCCGCCAGCCGTTCGGCTTCGTTGCCATGCTCGGCACCATTGCCCTGGCGGGGATGATCATGCGCAACTCGGTGATCCTGGTGGACCAGATCGAGCAGGATATCGCCTCGGGGCTGGACCGCTGGCAGGCGATCATCGAGGCCACGGTGCGGCGTTTCCGGCCGATCGTGCTGACCGCATTGGCGGCGGTGCTGGCGATGATTCCGTTGTCCCGGAGTGTGTTCTACGGGCCGATGGCGGTGGCGATCATGGGCGGGCTGATCGTGGCCACGGCGTTGACCCTGTTGTTCCTGCCGGCCTTGTATGCGGCATGGTTCAGGGTCAAGAAAGGCTGA
- a CDS encoding DUF4197 domain-containing protein: protein MIRASLRFTTLCAGLLLSASALALSLGDLSQSDATGGLKDALTQGAQIAVKQLSTPGGFSNNPDVRIELPGNLGKAAKAMKMFGKGDQVDALETSMNKAAEAAVPQAQAILVDAVKKMTVTDAKGILSGGQDSATQYLNKSSREQIRAKFLPIVKQATDKVGVAQQYNAFAGQAKGLGLIKDDANIENYVTEKALDGLFEMIAKQEESIRQNPAQAATSLAKKVFGAL, encoded by the coding sequence ATGATTCGCGCCTCCCTGCGCTTCACCACCCTGTGCGCCGGCCTGCTGCTGTCGGCCAGTGCCCTGGCCCTGTCGCTTGGCGACCTGAGCCAGTCCGACGCCACCGGTGGCCTGAAGGACGCCCTCACCCAAGGCGCGCAGATTGCCGTCAAGCAATTGAGCACGCCAGGCGGCTTCAGCAACAACCCCGATGTGCGCATCGAGCTGCCGGGCAACCTCGGCAAAGCCGCCAAGGCAATGAAGATGTTCGGCAAGGGCGACCAGGTCGACGCCCTGGAAACCAGCATGAACAAGGCCGCTGAAGCCGCCGTGCCACAAGCCCAGGCGATTCTGGTGGATGCCGTGAAGAAGATGACCGTGACCGATGCCAAGGGCATCCTCAGCGGTGGTCAGGACTCGGCCACCCAGTACCTGAACAAAAGCAGCCGCGAGCAGATCCGCGCCAAGTTCCTGCCGATCGTCAAACAGGCCACCGACAAGGTCGGCGTAGCCCAGCAGTACAACGCGTTCGCCGGCCAGGCCAAAGGCCTGGGGCTGATCAAGGATGACGCCAACATCGAGAACTACGTGACCGAGAAGGCGCTGGACGGGCTGTTCGAGATGATTGCCAAGCAGGAAGAGAGCATTCGCCAGAACCCGGCACAGGCCGCTACCAGCCTGGCCAAGAAAGTCTTCGGCGCGCTCTGA
- a CDS encoding YbaY family lipoprotein has product MKKLFMLCCASLLAACSSQTPTSQASLDGEVFYLQRIALPPAATLSVELQDVSLMDAPAVTLARQAGPVKGNVPLPFHLTYDPAQVKPGHRYAVSARIELNGKLLFINTEHHGVALDGSDQQPVRVKVDPVR; this is encoded by the coding sequence ATGAAAAAGCTCTTTATGCTGTGTTGCGCATCCCTGCTTGCAGCCTGTTCCAGCCAAACCCCGACCAGCCAGGCCAGCCTGGATGGCGAAGTCTTCTACCTGCAGCGCATCGCCCTGCCACCTGCCGCCACCTTGAGCGTCGAGTTGCAGGATGTCTCGCTGATGGACGCCCCCGCCGTGACCCTGGCCCGCCAGGCCGGCCCGGTCAAAGGCAACGTACCGCTGCCGTTCCACCTCACTTACGACCCGGCCCAGGTCAAGCCCGGCCACCGTTACGCGGTGAGCGCGCGGATCGAGCTCAACGGCAAGCTGCTGTTCATCAACACCGAACACCACGGTGTCGCGCTCGACGGCAGCGACCAGCAGCCGGTACGGGTCAAAGTCGACCCGGTACGCTGA
- a CDS encoding YbaY family lipoprotein — MTQMKTFDVEIVSSGDSTLPPSGQVQLSLLDVSLADAPAISLADLRLHCGGLMPINLQLTFDSSQIDPRHRYALSVRIEKDGQLLYINTRHHPIKPDTALGTQRVTVDKIATGDDGKHGSNHMD; from the coding sequence ATGACACAGATGAAGACATTCGACGTTGAAATCGTTTCCTCCGGCGACAGCACGCTTCCGCCATCCGGCCAGGTTCAACTGAGCCTGCTTGACGTTTCGCTGGCTGATGCACCCGCCATCAGCCTTGCCGATTTACGCCTGCACTGCGGCGGCTTGATGCCGATCAACCTGCAGCTGACCTTCGACAGCAGCCAGATCGACCCACGGCACCGCTACGCCCTTTCCGTGCGCATCGAGAAAGATGGCCAACTGTTGTACATCAATACCCGTCATCACCCGATAAAGCCGGACACAGCACTCGGTACGCAACGGGTTACCGTCGACAAGATTGCTACCGGTGATGACGGCAAACACGGCAGTAACCACATGGACTGA
- the plsB gene encoding glycerol-3-phosphate 1-O-acyltransferase PlsB: MTRSPLRRLIFGALRRLMYLWVRSETINQSSLTLNLDRSRPVFYALPSPSLTDLAVVDRECTKAGLPRPVLPVAVGPLHEPAAFFYLTPDPDWLGRHDKRGAPPTLERLVAAISQHAEEDAQIIPVSVFWGQTPASENSPWKLLFADSWAVTGRLRRLLTVLILGRKTRVQFSAPIHLRELVQHNKGHERTVRMAQRLMRVHFRNLKTAVIGPDLSHRRNLVKGLVHAPLVRQAIAEEAQRENMPVAKAEALALRYGNEIASDYTYTAIRFLEVVLSWFWNKIYDGIKVNHIEQVQGIAPGHEVIYVPCHRSHIDYLLLSYLLFRNGLTPPHIAAGINLNMPVIGGLLRRGGAFFMRRTFKGNPLYTAVFNEYLHTLFTKGFPVEYFVEGGRSRTGRMLQPRTGMLAITLRSFLRSSRTPIVFVPVYIGYERVLEGRTYLGELRGASKKKESIFDIFKVFGALKQRFGQVYVNFGEPIRLASFLDEQQPGWREQELGPQYRPAWLNEATTRLGETVARHLNEAAAVNPVNLVALALLSTSRLALDERALTRVLDLYLALLRQVPYSEHTTLPEGDGLALIEHVRGMDLLAEQKDALGRILYLDEANAVLMTYYRNNVMHIFALPALLASFFLSSSRMSRELLGQYVHALYPYLQAELFLRWTPAQLDEVIDQWLAALVEQGLLRHENDLYMRPAPSSRQFVLLTLLARTITQTLQRFYMATSLLLNSGQNSLSAEELEDLCVMMAQRLSILHGLNAPEFFDKTLFRHFIQTLIEQAVLRPDGNGKLGYHDKLGELAEGVAKRVLSAELRLSIRQVALHRDEPGDALPG, from the coding sequence ATGACCCGTTCCCCCCTGCGCCGCCTGATTTTCGGCGCCCTGCGTCGCCTGATGTACCTGTGGGTGCGCTCCGAGACCATCAACCAGTCGTCCCTGACGCTCAATCTCGACCGCAGCCGCCCGGTGTTCTACGCCCTGCCCTCGCCATCGCTCACCGACCTGGCGGTGGTCGACCGTGAGTGCACCAAAGCGGGGCTTCCGCGCCCGGTACTGCCGGTAGCGGTCGGCCCGCTGCATGAACCTGCCGCGTTCTTCTACCTGACGCCGGACCCGGACTGGCTCGGCCGCCACGACAAGCGCGGCGCGCCACCGACCCTGGAACGCCTGGTCGCCGCCATCAGCCAGCACGCCGAGGAGGACGCGCAGATCATTCCGGTCAGCGTGTTCTGGGGGCAGACCCCGGCCAGTGAAAACAGCCCGTGGAAGCTGCTGTTCGCCGACAGCTGGGCCGTGACCGGGCGCCTGCGCCGGCTGCTGACCGTGCTGATCCTGGGGCGCAAGACCCGCGTGCAGTTCTCCGCACCGATCCACCTGCGCGAACTGGTGCAGCACAACAAGGGCCACGAGCGCACCGTGCGCATGGCCCAGCGCCTGATGCGCGTGCACTTTCGCAACCTGAAGACCGCTGTGATCGGCCCGGACCTCTCGCACCGGCGCAACCTGGTCAAGGGCCTGGTGCATGCCCCGCTTGTTCGCCAGGCCATCGCCGAAGAAGCCCAGCGCGAGAACATGCCCGTGGCCAAGGCCGAAGCCCTGGCGCTGCGCTATGGCAACGAAATCGCCTCGGACTACACCTACACCGCGATCCGCTTCCTCGAAGTGGTGCTGAGCTGGTTCTGGAACAAGATCTACGACGGTATCAAGGTCAACCACATCGAGCAGGTGCAGGGCATCGCCCCGGGCCACGAAGTGATCTACGTGCCCTGCCACCGCAGCCACATCGACTACCTGCTGCTGTCCTACCTGCTGTTCCGCAACGGCCTGACGCCGCCGCACATTGCCGCGGGCATCAACCTCAACATGCCAGTGATCGGCGGCCTGCTGCGCCGTGGCGGTGCCTTCTTCATGCGCCGCACGTTCAAGGGCAACCCGCTGTACACCGCCGTATTCAATGAATACCTGCACACCTTGTTCACCAAGGGATTCCCGGTCGAGTACTTCGTCGAAGGTGGCCGTTCGCGCACTGGGCGCATGCTGCAGCCGCGTACCGGGATGCTGGCGATCACCCTGCGCAGCTTCCTGCGCTCGTCGCGCACGCCGATCGTGTTCGTGCCGGTGTACATCGGCTACGAGCGGGTGCTCGAAGGCCGTACCTATCTTGGCGAACTGCGTGGCGCGAGCAAGAAGAAGGAGTCGATCTTCGACATCTTCAAGGTCTTCGGCGCACTCAAGCAGCGCTTCGGCCAGGTCTACGTCAACTTCGGCGAGCCGATCCGCCTGGCCAGCTTCCTCGACGAACAGCAGCCTGGCTGGCGCGAGCAGGAACTGGGCCCACAGTACCGCCCGGCCTGGCTGAACGAAGCCACCACCCGCCTGGGCGAAACCGTGGCCCGTCACCTCAACGAAGCTGCGGCGGTCAACCCAGTCAACCTGGTGGCGCTGGCCTTGCTCTCCACCAGCCGCCTGGCGTTGGACGAGCGCGCCCTGACCCGAGTGCTGGACCTGTACCTGGCGTTGCTGCGCCAGGTGCCTTACTCCGAGCACACCACCTTGCCCGAAGGCGACGGCCTGGCGCTGATCGAGCACGTTCGCGGCATGGACCTGCTGGCCGAGCAGAAGGACGCCCTGGGCCGCATCCTGTATCTGGATGAAGCCAACGCGGTGTTGATGACCTATTACCGCAACAACGTCATGCACATCTTCGCCCTGCCGGCGCTGCTGGCCAGTTTCTTCCTCAGCAGCTCGCGCATGAGTCGCGAATTGCTCGGCCAGTACGTGCATGCGTTGTACCCGTACCTGCAGGCCGAACTGTTCCTGCGCTGGACGCCTGCGCAACTGGACGAGGTGATCGACCAGTGGCTGGCAGCGCTGGTCGAACAAGGCCTGCTGCGCCACGAAAACGACCTGTACATGCGCCCGGCGCCGAGCTCTCGCCAGTTCGTGCTGCTGACCTTGCTCGCCCGCACCATCACCCAGACCTTGCAGCGTTTCTACATGGCCACTTCGCTGCTGCTCAACAGCGGTCAGAACAGCCTGAGCGCCGAAGAACTGGAGGACCTGTGCGTGATGATGGCCCAACGCCTGTCAATCCTGCATGGCCTGAATGCGCCAGAGTTTTTCGACAAGACCTTGTTCCGCCACTTCATTCAGACCTTGATCGAGCAGGCTGTGCTACGCCCGGATGGCAACGGCAAGCTGGGTTACCACGACAAGCTTGGTGAACTGGCCGAAGGCGTGGCCAAGCGCGTGCTGTCCGCCGAGCTGCGCCTGTCGATCCGCCAGGTGGCGCTGCACCGCGATGAGCCGGGGGATGCGCTGCCGGGGTAG
- a CDS encoding cold-shock protein: protein MSSRETGNVKWFNDAKGYGFIQREGGADVFVHYRAIRGEGHRTLVEGQRVEYACVQGQKGLQAEDVVGL, encoded by the coding sequence ATGTCGTCTCGTGAGACTGGGAATGTTAAGTGGTTCAACGATGCCAAAGGTTATGGCTTCATTCAGCGCGAAGGTGGTGCGGATGTGTTCGTCCACTATCGGGCGATCCGCGGTGAGGGGCATCGTACCCTGGTCGAAGGGCAGCGGGTGGAATACGCCTGCGTGCAGGGCCAGAAAGGCCTGCAAGCCGAGGACGTAGTCGGGCTCTGA